Proteins from a genomic interval of Elusimicrobiota bacterium:
- the holA gene encoding DNA polymerase III subunit delta, giving the protein MIIKYQDFKTKLKSLKKNELSPVYLFYGYENYLKNEIITHIEKLIIEPSIKEFNYSIFHLPDKESAGVSIESILQTANSYPFMSDKKLVIIKNINKLSASQDDFLENYIDNPSKTTCLILVGGDKLPKRNIFSKIENLYPTINFYHLFEPAICQWIIGEFRAFKKNISYPSAEKILAITGINLADIKQEIDKLVLYIDQNTEVTIEDVNICCGHYKENTTFELLPILAKKEIDQAMSILINLFDNNENEFAVMSAITDRYIKYLRFYDDVNAGMSEKDAAFKAGVRFYQNDFLRDARLLSGSDLTKYLQKILDTELKMKSGDNSKIQIEKLLFYLCKPLGKT; this is encoded by the coding sequence ATGATTATAAAATATCAGGATTTTAAAACAAAACTTAAATCATTGAAAAAAAACGAATTGTCACCGGTATATTTGTTTTATGGATATGAAAATTATTTAAAAAATGAAATAATAACTCATATTGAAAAACTTATCATTGAACCTTCAATAAAAGAATTTAATTATAGTATCTTTCATTTGCCGGATAAAGAATCTGCCGGTGTTTCCATAGAATCAATATTACAAACAGCAAATTCATATCCTTTCATGTCTGATAAAAAACTGGTAATTATTAAAAATATTAATAAACTTTCAGCATCGCAGGATGATTTTCTTGAAAATTATATTGATAATCCTTCAAAAACAACATGCTTGATTTTGGTTGGAGGTGATAAACTTCCAAAAAGAAATATTTTCAGCAAGATTGAAAATCTATACCCGACAATAAATTTTTATCATTTATTCGAGCCTGCTATTTGTCAATGGATAATAGGCGAATTCAGAGCGTTCAAAAAAAATATTTCATACCCGTCAGCAGAAAAAATACTCGCAATCACCGGTATAAATCTTGCTGATATAAAACAGGAAATTGATAAATTGGTTTTATATATTGACCAAAACACAGAAGTTACTATTGAAGATGTGAATATTTGCTGCGGTCACTACAAAGAAAATACGACATTTGAATTACTGCCCATATTAGCAAAGAAAGAAATTGATCAGGCGATGAGTATTCTGATAAATTTGTTTGATAACAATGAAAACGAGTTTGCTGTAATGTCGGCGATAACCGACAGATATATAAAATATCTTAGGTTTTATGATGACGTGAATGCAGGCATGAGTGAAAAAGATGCAGCTTTTAAGGCAGGAGTCAGATTTTACCAGAATGATTTTTTAAGAGATGCGAGGCTTTTGTCCGGCTCCGATTTAACAAAATATTTACAGAAAATACTTGACACTGAATTGAAAATGAAATCAGGCGATAACAGTAAAATACAAATTGAAAAATTACTTTTTTATCTTTGCAAACCGTTGGGAAAGACGTGA
- the rpsT gene encoding 30S ribosomal protein S20 yields the protein MKLKTGRHTSALKEARKNQKRRLDNRSVKSQIRTMTKKFTVALAAKNINGAAELLKSLSSILDKASKKNIIHKKTASRKISRLSQRFAKIKK from the coding sequence ATGAAACTAAAAACAGGCAGACACACATCAGCATTAAAAGAGGCCCGGAAAAATCAAAAAAGACGATTAGACAACAGGTCAGTAAAATCACAAATCAGAACAATGACTAAAAAGTTTACTGTGGCTTTGGCAGCGAAAAATATAAATGGTGCTGCAGAACTTTTAAAATCTTTATCAAGCATTCTTGATAAAGCTTCAAAAAAAAATATCATCCATAAGAAGACAGCTTCCAGGAAGATATCACGTCTTTCCCAACGGTTTGCAAAGATAAAAAAGTAA
- a CDS encoding excinuclease ABC subunit UvrC, producing the protein MNKMNNDLVNPNIDNLPKHSGIYIMRDNSNKIIYVGKATSLKNRVKSYFSNREINLKNSILIKAVKNIEYILTKNAKEALILEEAFIKRFQPKYNIIWKDDKRYPYLNITKEKYPSLEIVRTKKINGGKYFGPYPEATEMKSTLKLIYKIFGVRPCRYNLDKRKNECLYYFMKKCPAPCIGKITEKEYLNIITKVKMFLSGKNKLLLKTLEKEMTAAKNNLEYEKAAKLRNTIFAIKNTLEKVNFKEITIDDVLLNIDMPSYLQDLSAFLNKNINRIEGFDISNISGKTAVGSMVVFENGVPKKMDYRRFKIKTVKQINDFEMLGEIINRRYGGSLAKNTLLPDLIVIDGGKGQLTAAVSVLSKYFTDNQMPKVVAIAKKNEELYFIGNSKPVILSKNSLALNLIKYVRDEAHRFAISYHKYLRKQSV; encoded by the coding sequence ATGAATAAAATGAATAATGATTTAGTAAATCCTAATATAGATAACCTGCCCAAACATTCCGGTATTTACATAATGCGGGATAACTCGAATAAGATAATTTATGTTGGTAAAGCAACTTCTTTAAAAAACCGGGTCAAATCTTATTTCTCCAACAGAGAAATCAATTTAAAAAATTCCATACTTATAAAAGCTGTTAAAAACATAGAATATATTTTAACTAAAAACGCGAAAGAAGCATTGATTTTAGAAGAAGCATTTATAAAACGATTCCAGCCGAAATACAATATAATATGGAAAGATGATAAACGGTATCCGTATCTTAATATAACAAAAGAAAAGTATCCTTCTTTGGAAATAGTACGTACAAAAAAAATAAATGGAGGTAAATATTTTGGCCCATATCCGGAAGCAACTGAAATGAAAAGTACATTGAAATTAATCTATAAAATCTTCGGTGTAAGACCTTGCAGATATAATCTTGATAAAAGAAAAAATGAATGCCTTTACTATTTTATGAAAAAATGCCCTGCACCTTGTATAGGGAAAATTACTGAAAAGGAATATTTAAATATTATAACTAAAGTAAAAATGTTTTTGTCCGGAAAAAATAAACTTCTATTAAAAACTCTTGAAAAAGAAATGACTGCGGCAAAAAATAATCTTGAATATGAAAAAGCAGCAAAATTGAGAAATACTATTTTTGCAATAAAAAACACGCTTGAGAAAGTGAATTTTAAGGAAATTACCATTGATGACGTTTTATTAAATATTGACATGCCTTCTTATTTGCAGGATTTATCTGCATTTCTAAATAAAAACATAAATAGAATTGAAGGTTTTGACATATCCAATATCTCGGGAAAAACTGCTGTTGGCTCAATGGTTGTTTTTGAAAACGGCGTTCCTAAAAAAATGGACTATCGAAGATTTAAAATAAAAACTGTTAAGCAAATTAATGATTTTGAAATGCTGGGTGAAATCATTAACCGCCGTTATGGCGGTTCTCTTGCAAAAAATACTTTATTACCTGACCTAATTGTTATAGATGGCGGTAAAGGACAACTCACTGCTGCTGTTTCAGTTCTAAGTAAATACTTTACTGATAATCAAATGCCCAAAGTTGTTGCTATTGCAAAGAAGAATGAAGAATTATATTTCATTGGAAATTCAAAACCCGTAATTCTATCAAAAAATTCCTTAGCATTAAATCTGATAAAATATGTCAGGGATGAAGCCCATAGATTTGCAATATCGTACCATAAATATTTAAGAAAACAATCAGTTTAA
- a CDS encoding transglycosylase SLT domain-containing protein → MKKEYIIILFFALYLGLTTGYSGADFNVYYSAAKNFIQNKNISYSSLKEFQTAEFNYAPPSLLLFLPFSYLSNEIAGITWYWLNIIFIFTGIYIVWKSNTGNKLYMLLIFLLLTIFFYPVKFGLFLGQASILIFFIYTLSLVLIQKNNDYAAGFLLSIPVLMKIFPIIFIIYGLVTKRKKIFYSMIISLVLWFIISFVVFGIQTNLNYFKHIWYLWSYTKWDTYPNWISITAFFNKIFTNNLLSHTLNYLTMILLVFISILYTWKENQFQKVFYIFILLSILLSKFSQIHWFIWTLAPMFFLINTFINEKKWGKLLFIFLIYSIINTSNTSFTICLLRNYFPDMTIVFYYLPIFGIVILWLTLIQPKVFRRILFLVCFCSILILSPQILFARKGTMLLLNGNVVTGDIVYTEDGDCVVETNKCSIVFSEDEIQSVKFAAKSIKSKVGNSFIQKMRNTKKIKEEKEKNYEYDTLIYIYADKYNLDPAFVKAVLETESNFNPNDTSYKGAVGLMQIMPETAKGLRIDPNDVEENIAGGTRYLRYLFKTFGDSKLALAGYNAGPNAVEKYGRKIPPYKETENYVRTVLQNYQKHKSDKQMWYFVDENEEINISNYPKDKRYQRIEK, encoded by the coding sequence ATGAAAAAAGAATATATTATTATTTTATTTTTTGCATTATATCTCGGATTAACAACCGGATATTCAGGGGCTGATTTTAATGTTTATTATTCTGCTGCCAAAAATTTCATCCAAAATAAAAATATCTCTTATTCTTCATTAAAAGAATTTCAAACAGCAGAATTTAACTACGCGCCTCCTTCGCTTTTACTATTTCTTCCATTCTCATATCTTTCTAATGAAATAGCAGGAATTACATGGTATTGGTTAAACATTATTTTTATTTTTACCGGTATCTATATTGTATGGAAATCCAACACCGGCAATAAATTATACATGTTGTTGATTTTTCTTTTATTAACAATATTTTTCTATCCGGTAAAATTCGGCCTTTTTCTCGGTCAAGCTTCAATTTTAATATTTTTTATTTATACCTTATCTTTAGTACTTATACAAAAAAATAATGATTATGCAGCAGGATTCCTGCTTTCAATACCTGTACTTATGAAAATATTTCCTATAATATTTATTATTTATGGTTTGGTGACTAAAAGAAAGAAAATATTTTATTCTATGATTATTTCGCTTGTTTTATGGTTCATTATATCCTTTGTTGTTTTTGGAATACAAACTAATCTCAACTATTTCAAACATATTTGGTATTTGTGGTCTTATACAAAATGGGATACATATCCAAACTGGATTTCAATAACTGCTTTTTTTAATAAAATATTTACCAACAACCTGTTGTCACATACTTTAAATTATCTAACAATGATATTACTGGTCTTTATAAGCATATTGTATACTTGGAAAGAAAACCAATTTCAAAAAGTATTTTATATATTTATACTATTATCAATTTTATTAAGTAAATTTTCTCAGATTCATTGGTTTATATGGACGCTTGCTCCGATGTTTTTTTTAATTAATACATTTATTAATGAAAAGAAGTGGGGCAAACTTTTATTTATTTTTCTTATTTATTCTATTATAAACACTTCAAATACTTCTTTTACAATATGCTTGCTCAGAAATTACTTTCCTGATATGACCATAGTTTTCTATTATTTACCTATATTTGGAATCGTTATTCTTTGGTTAACCCTAATTCAGCCAAAAGTCTTTAGGCGAATATTATTCTTGGTTTGTTTTTGCAGTATCCTGATTCTGTCGCCGCAAATTTTATTTGCCCGAAAAGGAACCATGCTATTACTTAACGGAAATGTTGTTACAGGAGATATTGTTTATACTGAAGACGGTGATTGTGTAGTTGAAACAAATAAATGTTCTATTGTATTTTCAGAAGATGAAATACAATCAGTAAAATTTGCAGCAAAATCCATTAAAAGCAAAGTAGGTAATAGTTTTATTCAAAAAATGAGAAACACAAAAAAAATAAAAGAAGAAAAAGAAAAGAATTATGAATATGATACTCTTATTTATATTTATGCTGATAAATACAACCTTGACCCTGCATTTGTAAAAGCAGTGCTTGAGACTGAATCTAATTTTAATCCAAACGACACTTCATACAAAGGTGCTGTTGGATTAATGCAAATTATGCCGGAGACGGCAAAAGGCTTAAGAATCGACCCTAATGATGTTGAAGAAAATATCGCCGGTGGAACAAGATATCTTAGATATTTGTTTAAAACATTTGGTGACTCTAAACTTGCACTTGCCGGATATAATGCAGGACCTAATGCAGTAGAAAAATATGGGAGAAAAATTCCACCCTATAAAGAAACAGAAAATTATGTTCGTACAGTTCTGCAAAACTACCAAAAGCATAAGTCAGACAAACAAATGTGGTATTTTGTTGATGAAAATGAGGAAATTAATATATCTAACTACCCCAAAGATAAAAGATATCAAAGAATTGAGAAATAA
- a CDS encoding MGMT family protein, which yields MPKIQCNRKAKLCRSIEESDYPEFHKKVWLECLKIPKGQTISYSELARRIGSPDSARAVGNALSKNPFAPIVPCHRVICKDGKIGGYSGNIKKKYNLLIKERYLK from the coding sequence ATGCCTAAAATTCAATGTAACCGCAAAGCAAAGCTTTGCCGAAGTATCGAAGAATCTGATTACCCTGAATTTCATAAAAAGGTTTGGTTGGAATGCCTCAAAATCCCCAAAGGTCAGACTATTTCATATTCTGAACTCGCAAGAAGAATTGGCAGTCCTGATTCAGCCCGTGCAGTTGGAAATGCACTTTCTAAAAACCCTTTTGCCCCAATAGTTCCATGTCATAGAGTAATCTGCAAAGATGGTAAGATTGGCGGATATTCTGGAAATATTAAAAAAAAATATAATTTATTGATAAAGGAAAGATATTTGAAATAA
- a CDS encoding kelch repeat-containing protein: MIRSKLIDKLLFSLFSLIVALSIFSNNADAITGTISGTILRHDNNAGIPGNDIIVVYNGTAEITRGGSDGSGVYSIMVNEGVYDLHIGHANYLSQTAIGVTVTANQATPLNISLYNDNSLLDFSWEQRVTTISPARVGLVAATVNNKIYIIGGNNNSGTFQSVEEYDPSSGNIVTRPSLPQPRDWAAVAVVNNKIYVIGGGGGGYYNTVYEYNIAGNTWTVRAPMPTSRNRCSAAVVDNKIYVIGGTNASNFIPLNSVEEYDPQTNAWITKSSMGVARYGAALAVLNNEIYAIGGGGINGNAEQVSTTMVERYNPSTNVWARAEAVFTARREHSAFVLNNKIYVVGESASVEEFDSSTGHWTTKTNVNPAFQKSGFGVGVVKNEVYLIGGFGTNSYQSGIVKGSLQERGLIGPSGNTNLINSAYCYPVPANLTRGDTIKFVNLTGSAKVKILTTSGVTVKDLLADSNGSLAPWDGKDNNGNKIATGTYIVHASDDSNSKPKIFKIIIIK; this comes from the coding sequence ATGATAAGAAGTAAATTGATAGATAAATTGTTATTTTCTTTATTTTCTTTAATTGTTGCTCTTTCTATTTTTTCTAATAATGCAGATGCTATAACCGGAACGATTTCAGGAACAATTCTCAGGCATGATAACAATGCAGGTATACCGGGGAATGACATAATCGTTGTATATAATGGAACAGCTGAAATAACCCGCGGGGGTAGTGATGGTTCCGGAGTTTATTCAATAATGGTGAATGAAGGGGTTTATGACTTGCACATTGGTCATGCAAATTACCTTTCTCAAACCGCAATTGGCGTAACGGTTACCGCAAATCAAGCTACACCATTAAATATTTCACTTTACAATGACAATTCTTTATTAGATTTTTCCTGGGAACAAAGAGTAACAACTATTTCTCCGGCAAGAGTTGGATTAGTTGCTGCAACAGTAAATAATAAAATCTATATTATCGGCGGTAACAATAACAGCGGTACCTTTCAAAGTGTAGAGGAATATGATCCTTCATCCGGCAATATAGTCACAAGACCAAGTCTTCCTCAGCCAAGAGATTGGGCAGCGGTCGCAGTAGTAAACAATAAAATATATGTAATCGGCGGTGGTGGCGGTGGTTATTACAATACTGTGTATGAATATAATATTGCTGGAAATACATGGACAGTAAGAGCACCTATGCCTACTTCAAGGAATAGATGCTCAGCAGCAGTTGTGGATAATAAAATATACGTAATCGGAGGTACAAACGCTAGTAATTTTATTCCTCTGAATAGTGTAGAAGAATATGATCCTCAAACAAATGCATGGATAACAAAATCTTCAATGGGTGTAGCAAGGTATGGTGCTGCACTCGCTGTTTTAAACAATGAAATATATGCAATTGGTGGTGGTGGTATTAATGGTAATGCTGAACAGGTTAGTACCACTATGGTTGAAAGATATAACCCGTCAACTAATGTATGGGCAAGAGCTGAGGCTGTATTTACTGCAAGACGTGAACATTCTGCCTTTGTGCTAAATAACAAGATATATGTAGTAGGTGAATCCGCTTCTGTAGAGGAATTCGATTCTTCAACAGGACACTGGACAACAAAAACAAATGTAAATCCTGCATTTCAAAAAAGCGGTTTTGGTGTAGGAGTAGTAAAAAATGAAGTATATTTAATCGGAGGATTTGGAACAAACAGTTATCAGTCAGGTATTGTAAAAGGTTCTCTTCAGGAAAGAGGTTTAATAGGTCCGAGTGGCAATACCAATTTGATAAATAGTGCATATTGCTATCCGGTTCCGGCAAATCTGACAAGAGGTGATACTATAAAATTTGTTAATTTAACAGGAAGTGCTAAGGTAAAGATATTGACAACTTCCGGAGTTACAGTAAAAGATCTTTTAGCCGATAGCAACGGTTCCCTTGCTCCCTGGGATGGAAAGGATAATAACGGTAACAAAATTGCAACCGGAACATACATCGTTCATGCTTCAGATGATTCCAATAGTAAACCAAAAATATTCAAAATAATAATTATTAAGTAA
- a CDS encoding CsgG/HfaB family protein, giving the protein MKLSRHCFISMAVFLIVFNLLNNSNLLAAAGDIPTAQFLMVGQGPRAESLGGAVVANCFDYTSAYWNPAASAFLKNPEVGFVFTRLPAEITNSFISGFYPHKKYSLGFRVIQQQTKVDIYTSSGRTGATISDTSNNFNILAGYRLFEKFAFGIGTGATNLKIDNLVCGFFNANVGLMYKGDRLGIGLSASNIGNRKAYKGGVVTSTELESQPQIVRAGLAYTLLEDKSLTFLASIEKVTETDWGQILGLGTEFNIFKKTLALRTGFKNSLGGTKDTAFPVWTGGIGIKYKALGIDTSYSVPIQNVKGIEVLRLALSCKFGKIEGETSTTKVRLAKPERKPGEIINIAVADFGGKNVSQADGSIVADFLRTELVNTGVYNVVEKANMDKILAEAAFQQSGCTTSECAVQIGKMLNVKQMIVGSLSKLMDTYYITVNLVEVETGKIVASYDQEAMSAKELKTACNTLAQKLAE; this is encoded by the coding sequence ATGAAATTATCAAGACATTGTTTTATTTCCATGGCAGTCTTTTTAATAGTTTTCAATTTGCTTAACAATTCTAATCTTCTCGCTGCTGCCGGTGATATTCCTACCGCACAGTTTTTAATGGTTGGACAAGGACCGCGGGCTGAATCGCTTGGCGGGGCGGTAGTCGCTAACTGTTTTGATTATACTTCAGCTTACTGGAATCCTGCTGCATCTGCTTTTTTAAAAAATCCGGAAGTCGGGTTCGTTTTTACCAGACTTCCTGCTGAAATAACCAATTCATTTATATCCGGTTTTTACCCGCATAAAAAATATAGTTTAGGTTTCAGAGTAATCCAGCAACAAACTAAAGTGGATATTTATACTTCCAGTGGACGAACTGGAGCGACAATATCCGATACAAGTAATAATTTTAATATATTAGCCGGTTACAGGCTTTTTGAAAAATTTGCTTTTGGTATTGGTACTGGTGCTACTAATTTAAAAATAGATAATCTAGTATGTGGATTCTTCAATGCGAATGTAGGTCTTATGTATAAAGGTGATAGATTAGGTATAGGACTTTCTGCTTCTAATATTGGAAACAGGAAAGCCTATAAGGGCGGGGTTGTAACTTCTACAGAACTCGAATCACAACCTCAGATAGTCAGGGCAGGCTTGGCATATACTCTGCTTGAAGATAAATCTTTAACATTTTTAGCATCAATAGAAAAAGTTACAGAAACTGATTGGGGACAGATATTAGGTTTAGGAACCGAATTTAATATCTTTAAAAAAACTCTTGCTTTAAGGACGGGATTCAAGAATAGTTTAGGTGGTACTAAGGACACTGCATTCCCGGTTTGGACCGGTGGTATCGGAATAAAATATAAAGCACTCGGAATAGATACCAGTTATTCAGTGCCGATTCAAAATGTAAAAGGTATAGAAGTTCTGCGGTTAGCTTTATCGTGTAAATTTGGAAAAATTGAAGGTGAAACTTCTACGACAAAAGTAAGGTTAGCAAAACCCGAAAGAAAACCTGGTGAGATTATCAACATTGCTGTAGCAGATTTTGGGGGAAAGAATGTCTCCCAAGCGGACGGCTCAATCGTTGCGGATTTCTTAAGAACCGAACTGGTTAATACCGGTGTATATAATGTTGTAGAAAAAGCTAACATGGATAAGATATTAGCCGAAGCGGCATTTCAACAGTCGGGTTGTACTACTTCAGAGTGTGCGGTTCAAATCGGAAAAATGTTAAATGTAAAACAGATGATAGTCGGCAGCTTGTCAAAACTCATGGATACTTATTACATAACAGTAAATTTAGTTGAAGTTGAAACAGGGAAAATTGTTGCATCGTACGACCAGGAAGCCATGTCCGCAAAAGAACTGAAAACTGCATGCAACACATTAGCGCAAAAACTTGCAGAATAA